A region of Silurus meridionalis isolate SWU-2019-XX chromosome 15, ASM1480568v1, whole genome shotgun sequence DNA encodes the following proteins:
- the dkc1 gene encoding H/ACA ribonucleoprotein complex subunit DKC1 has translation MADGEISSAKKEKKKKKAKVSDEEIGDIQETGDFLIKPESKVVKLDTSQWPLLLKNFDKLNIRTAHYTPLPHGSNPLKRNINDYVRTGFINLDKPANPSSHEVVAWIKRILRVEKTGHSGTLDPKVTGCLIVCVDRATRLVKSQQSAGKEYVGIVRLHNALESEHQLARALECLTGALFQRPPLIAAVKRQLRVRTIYESKLIEYDQEKRLGIFWVSCEAGTYIRTLCVHLGLLLGVGGQMQELRRVRSGVLGEKDCMVTMHDVLDAQWQFDHNKDETYLRRVIFPLEKLLISYKRIVMKDSAVNAICYGAKIMLPGVLRYEDGIEVNGDVVVITTKGEAICAAVALMTTAVISTCDHGIVAKIKRVIMERDTYPRKWGLGPKASQKKMMIQKGLLDKRGKPNGSTPAEWKEGYVDYSNKPKKAAAEDGDATQASAKRKRDESGSEGEAAPSTPKTEEMEKKEKKKKKKEKKLKVAEEETEEAQATEEVAAEEEAEVTESAKKKKKKKVKEAADDSE, from the exons ATGGCGGACGGTGAAA tttcttCTGctaagaaagagaagaaaaagaagaaagcgAAGGTTTCGGATGAAGAAATCGGG gacATCCAAGAAACTGGGGATTTCCTAATCAAACCTGAATCCAAGGTTGTCAAACTCGACACGTCCCAGTGGCCTTTGCTGCTGAAG AACTTCGATAAGCTGAACATCAGAACTGCACACTACACACCGCTACCACATGGATCGAATCCCCTGAAGAGGAACATTAATGATTATGTCAG GACCGGGTTCATTAACTTGGACAAGCCGGCGAATCCGTCCTCTCACGAAGTGGTTGCGTGGATCAAGCGGATCCTGCGCGTGGAGAAGACCGGCCACAGCGGGACGCTCGACCCCAAGGTCACAGGATGTCTGATCGTGTGCGTGGACCGAGCGACGCGATTGGTCAAATCTCAGCAGAGCGCAG GCAAAGAGTACGTGGGCATAGTACGGCTGCACAATGCGCTAGAGAGCGAACACCAGCTCGCCAGG GCTCTGGAGTGTCTGACCGGAGCTCTGTTCCAGAGGCCTCCTCTGATCGCGGCTGTGAAGCGACAGCTGCGAGTCAGGACCATCTACGAGAGCAAGCTCATCGAATACGACCAGGAGAAAAGACTCG GTATTTTCTGGGTAAGCTGCGAAGCTGGCACGTATATCAGAACCCTGTGTGTTCATCTTGGACTCCTGCTGGGAGTCGGAGGTCAGATGCAGGAGCTCAGGAGGGTTCGGTCTGGAGTCTTGGGAGAGAAG GACTGCATGGTGACCATGCACGACGTATTAGACGCCCAGTGGCAGTTTGACCACAATAAGGACGAGACGTACCTCAGGAGGGTCATCTTCCCTCTGGAGAAGCTGCTCATCAGCTACAAGAGGATCGTCATGAAGGACAGCGCG GTCAACGCCATATGCTACGGAGCCAAAATCATGTTACCGGGTGTGTTACGATATGAAGACGGCATCGAGGTGAACGGGGACGTCGTCGTCATTACCACTAAGGGAGAGGCCATTTGTGCAG CGGTGGCCCTGATGACGACGGCGGTCATCTCCACGTGCGATCACGGCATCGTCGCGAAGATCAAAAGAGTCATCATGGAGAGAGACACGTATCCACGGAAATGGGGCCTGGGTCCAAAG GCAAGtcagaagaagatgatgatccaGAAAGGTCTCCTGGATAAACGCGGCAAGCCAAACGGGAGCACTCCGGCCGAGTGGAAGGAGGGATATGTGGACTACAG TAATAAACCTAAAAAGGCTGCTGCTGAAGATGGTGATGCTACTCAGGCCAGTGCAAAG aGGAAACGCGACGAGAGCGGAAGCGAAGGTGAGGCCGCACCATCGACCCCGAAGACggaggagatggagaagaaagagaagaagaaaaagaagaaggaaaagaaattaaagGTGGCTGAGGAGGAAACCGAGGAAGCACAAGCCACAGAGGAAGTGGCAGCAGAAGAGGAAGCGGAG GTCACAGAAAGcgccaagaagaagaagaagaaaaaggtgaAAGAAGCCGCGGATGATTCGGAATGA
- the mpp1 gene encoding 55 kDa erythrocyte membrane protein, protein MTLKSDKNEPAVVLERVNSARTALSDLYLEQLLQNKPKNQEKAAMQTFEAKEQNTVYTNGSTGHMNVKEVTKIREVAFEKHPSEPLGVTLKLNEKQKCMVARILHGGMIHRQGSLQEGDEIAEINGKSVANQSVDELQKILKDTDGIVTLKIIPNQHSRSMVCETYMRAQFDYDPAKDDLIPCKEVGLKFKTGDIIQIINKKDPNWWQGRVDNSGKDFAGLIPSPELQEWRAASKSKSSSEAGQSCSPFGKKKKCKDKYLAKHSSIFDQLDVISYEEVVQLPAFNRKTLVFIGAPGVGRSHIKSSLLTKYPEKFAYPAPHTTRPQRKDEENGQEYYFISNEEMTKCIVGNELLEYGSFQGNMFGTKIETIQKIHEQDKIAVLDVEPQTMKLLRTAEFAPLIVFIAPTNSGNQSEAVQAMQKESDTIFSIYRHFFDVILVNNDVDESVKGIEEALERASSSPQWVPVSWVY, encoded by the exons ATGACGTTAAAATCCGATAAGAACGAACCTGCGGTGGTTCTGGAGAGGGTGAACAGCGCGCGCACGGCCCTGTCCGACCTGTACCTGGAGCAGCTTCTGCAGAACAAACCCAAGAACCAGGAGAAG GCAGCCATGCAGACATTTGAAGCGAAGGAGCAGAATACGGTGTACACGAACGGAAGCACCGGCCATATGAACGTCAAAGAAGTGACGAAGATACGCGAGGTGGCCTTCGAGAAGCACCCGTCAGAACCACTG GGTGTGACTCTAAAACTTAACGAGAAACAGAAGTGTATGGTGGCTAGAATATTACATGGAGGGATGATCCACAGGCAAG GTTCtttacaggaaggagatgaaaTTGCTGAGATTAACGGTAAAAGTGTTGCGAATCAGAGTGTGGATGAACTGCAAAAGATTCTG aaaGATACAGACGGCATCGTCACTTTGAAAATCATCCCGAATCAGCACAGTCGCTCCATGGTCTGTGAG ACGTACATGAGGGCTCAGTTCGACTACGACCCGGCCAAGGACGACCTCATCCCCTGCAAAGAGGTCGGCCTTAAATTCAAAACCGGTGACATCATTCAGATCATCAACAAAAAAGATCCCAACTGGTGGCAGGGTAGAGTGGACAATTCAGGGAAAGACTTCGCAGGACTCATACCATCCCCAGAACTTCAGGAATG gCGTGCAGCCAGCAAGAGTAAGAGCAGCTCTGAGGCTGGTCAGTCATGTAGTCCTTTtggcaaaaagaagaaatgcaaaGACAAATACTTGGCGAAACACAGTTCCA TCTTCGATCAGCTCGATGTTATTTCTTATGAAGAGGTCGTACAGCTTCCTGCCTTCAATAGAAAAACTCTGGTGTTCATCG GTGCTCCAGGTGTGGGAAGGAGTCACATCAAAAGTTCCCTGCTGACCAAATACCCAGAAAAGTTCGCCTACCCTGCACCTC ACACAACCAGACCTCAGCGGAAAGACGAAGAAAACGgacaggaatattatttcaTCTCCAATGAAGAGATGACTAAATGCATTGTGGGAAATGAGCTCCTGGAGTACGGAAGTTTTCAGGGCAACATGTTCGGCACCAAAATCGAAACCATCCAGAAGATCCATGAGCAAGATAAGATCGCAGTGCTGGATGTGGAGCCTCAG ACGATGAAACTCCTCAGAACTGCCGAGTTCGCTCCACTCATCGTGTTCATAGCACCAACCAACTCGGGCAACCAG TCAGAAGCAGTGCAGGCCATGCAGAAGGAATCGGACACCATTTTCAGCATCTACCGCCATTTCTTCGACGTCATCCTGGTCAACAACGACGTAGACGAGAGCGTGAAAGGCATAGAAGAAGCATTAGAGAGAGCCTCCTCAAGCCCACAGTGGGTTCCTGTGTCCTGGGTCTACTGA